AAagatttcaattaaaatgaatgAGTTAAAGAAAGATTCTATTACAACCATAAATAAAAGGCAAGATAAGATGCCTTGGTGAATGAATGTTAAAAATGTGCCAATTATACAATAAAGAAGGAATTTTAAGGCTACTTGATCAATCTACCTGTTTTGAGCAGTATCACATTTGTGTACGTACTATCTCTGTCTCTTAGAGAAGGGAACATGAAGCAAATAACAGAAGAAGAATACATTTACACAATATCAATCGCAAGATTTAAGAAAATTCAAATAGAAAGCTTCAGAACAAAAATAGTACTAAAACCAATGAACCATAAGAAGTTGGACAAGGGCTAAGATACACCTCAATCTTGACTAAAGGAAACAGCATTATGTCTTTACAAGAGCGAACTACATAACATCTGATGACAAAGTTCGGAACGGGTTTAGCATCTGTACTCCAAAAGTACGATGTCTCGTTCAATCAGTAATGAAGGTATGTCTTTAGGGAGTTACTTAAATTGATTCATCGCTTTGAAAAAGGTGTTGCAGCAGAGTGTTTTAACATTATTTGAAAGAGCCTATCTATAATATAATGTTGTTGCTTATCATCTCGTCGGAAATGCAGTAAAATAATCTAAGGAAGCTTGCTGATAAATGGCTCATCAACAAAGGAATAGCAGCAATATTCTTGATTGGAGCTTGAAGATGAAAAAAACATTATCATCGGAAAAGTGGATAAACCTCAGAAACAAGCAATGGTCTAGTGCCAGCATCTCAACTAAAAAGAATTTTCTCTTAGCCCTTACTCTTCATATATAACTCATACAACTCAGGCAACTCATACCTGAACGGCAACACACAGTTCTCTATAAACTTTGATTCCGGATATGACACGACAGTGTAAAGACATAGCCTCCTCCTTAAAAGTCGCTTCTCCTTGAGAAGTTTGAAGATTTCGTTCCTTGGCAAGACCCTTTTCTCCAAACTAAGCTTCAAAAGTGTAGGGTGACTGGCAATATAACTAGACTTATATCCAAGTTCATTCATGAAAAACTTCAATCCATTTCTAAGCTTAGCCTCAGACGCAGTCAAACAGTAAGGAAGCTTTTGCACCATTGTGAGAATATCAGAGTCCGACCATCCAAAACTCCTGAAAATCTCTAGTTTCATCTTTAGTGTAGACTCACCAAAATTTACAATAGCTTCAAGTCCATGTTTAAACATAGGGGACCCTCTAGGAATGCCAAAATCCTTTTCCACTCGACGCACTACGCTCTCAAGCCACTCAGTCTTTTGAACCATACCCAACGGACGATTAAGAAAAAACTTGTTAATATCCATACTTGAAAACCCTACTCTCTCTAACAACACTATATTGGGTGGCATTACTTTAGGGAGATTCCGAGAAAATAACCAAGGCGCTCTTTTTATAACCACAGCTACGGAATCGACATCACTACCTAATAATTCTCGAAGATAATCAAGATTTCTAATACAAGTATCAAGACTTGTATGAAACAAAGCGCCACTTCTTGTAATTACTCTAGTTAAATTCGACCCAGATAAGCCAACTTTTTGAAGAACCGTAATTTTGGGTTTAAGGGTATTGTCGACATCAGAAAATAACAATCCGGGGTATGCCGAAACAAGGGTTTTAATCTGGGTTTTGTGTAAACCAATTTGTTTGAAAAAACTAAGGACTAAATTAGGCTTATTGTTTCCGGGTTTCAAGCAAGTTACCTTAGTGCTAGTAGAAATAGCTTTTTCTTTGGAGAATCCAACTGAGTTAACTAGCAAATCAACCAATAAATTGCTGCTGTTTGTAACATTTGCTGGAGCTGTAGAGTAGTAAAAGAGCTGAAATTTGGTGCAATTTATGGGAAGGAGATGCCTTTTTGTGCCATTGTCACTAAGTCGAAACAGCAGAGCAAGGCACATTTCTGATAATAACCCCTCAGTTTTGATTTTGTTCTGTAAAATTTAGGGATTTGCAAGAATTGGGGAAATTGAAAGTTGAGATTTGTGAGGCCAAATGAAGCAAATGTACTgttcaagaaaatatattatttagCTCCCTTCCTAaaaactttttttaaaagaaagtgttttttacgtgtttgagcaagcttttggaagaaaaaataATGTTTTTGAGCAGAAGTAAAAAAAAGTAATTctctttaaaaatatttttttgaaaagtacttttgaaaaaaatatatttagaacCAGTTTTAAAAAATTTGGCCAAACACCAATTGCTGCttagaagtgtttttcaaattaattagtcaaacacaaactatttctcaccaaaagtccttttgagaaaaataaataaatcaaaataaactaatttttgtATCTttgccaaacaggctataaatacTCGTATCAATGAGGAATTTTACATTATTGGTAGAGATTTTTACTTTAATGAGGAATTTTACATTATTAGCAGAGGTTATGTTCCTTTTGTTGGCTATCCTAACATTTTTACCACTTTCTTTAAATAAAGATTTTACTAAAATTTATGAGAAATTTTATATTATTAcgttatttttaaattatgtgatTTTTTGTTACAAACGTGGTAAACTACAACGAAGTACTTGGGCCTGGGAATGAGTTACGCATGAATCAGAATATGAAATAGCCCAACACGAGGTTATTGAGCTACAATTGGGATCCAGGTTGAGGTACATGTGTCAAGGAATTAATGGACAATAGAAATTATAGTTACTATAACTATGCTCATAGAAGTGTAGGGTTATGTGAACAAAagtcttttcattttccttttttcagTTGTTCATTTGGTTGTTGTTACTTTGAGAGTTTCTTTtagatttataatttttttttctggTCAATACAATATGGATCCACTACATTGGTGCTCTCGTTGCTCGTACTCCACGCCTCTGGACTCTTATGCCATGATCTATACTTCTATCGACACCATACATAATTTAGTGAATGTGATGCAAAAAAATAACTCTCGTATGCTCTATTCTATTTGCCGTATGCAGTTAGTGTTGCACGAAATGCAATTAGACTCCACAAAATTCGTTGGTGCTCCCGAAATCTCAGATGTTATAGTTATTACCTCTGCACTAGACTCAATTTTGGACGATACAAACACCAAGGTGGCCAATATCGTGAAACCACATCTGGATTCGCAATTTCCTGTTCTTGATGTTGGAGATACAATCCCCAAAATAGTGGTTCTCGACGACGTGTCCTGTGCTTATATTGTCGTAACGTAGCTTGAATCTTCACCTCTATCATTCTCAATTACGGGACCGAGTCTTCCACTTAAAGGCTACGGACAAGAACTTGACATGGAGTTTGGCTAAGGTGTTCGATATATTGCCAAAGAGGGAAATTTTTGCAAATTTTCGTGGTCGTGGTAGAGCTATTAGTTCACTTCCATATGATTTTGGCTTGCCCGACTGCAAGTGGGTGGATACTGGGCAGGGAAGGTCTTTGGAGGATGCAAAAACAGAGGAGACTACTATGGAAGACATATATAACAAAGAGTGTTGCGACAGTTTGTATCAGCAACTGTGAAGAGTAGCCAGCTGcacatgttgttattattgttattgaatcTGCCATGAATTATGAAAATTCAAGCAATATAGACAAGGTGTTTAACGAAAACGTCCAAAGAAATAATGACGACCCGCTTAACCCATTCGTTCATAaggtctcattttttatttctcaggATCTCTAGACTGTTTAATCCCCAATGTGACTCTAAATTTCTATGCAAATGAATATTTCACTACACATGCCTTAAAGCTTTGCACTCGCAACTGTCATCACCCAAAACCACGTGACCGGCACCCGGCACACTATTCGACCCGAGCGAACCAAACCATGTGATGtacccaaatcatatgcatgaaaatCAATTTCACTGCGAAAGCTCATTGAAAATCATAtgcattttcaagttaaatgataaaatatttatcaattcaAAATCACCCATGACGcctttcatgataataacaatgagactaagtaaaataaatatatatttccaTGTATGTCGTGTACAACCCCGTTACTATAACTTTTCACAACTATCTATGTagcctctataccaaagaataAAATTAAACACGTGGGATAATACCCGACTAgcataaattaagaaaataacatgatagctaccacaAAATAGTAGTGGTGCCTCACCATATACCTCAGGAAGAGAGTCGTCCTAGCCCTGATCGCATGCCACGTATCATACCTCATcctgaaatatataaaataagcaGGGCCCTTGAGAGGGCcccctaagggctgagtacaccacaacggtactcaataagtatcatagactctctctaacttaagttcttgggacaaactttataaatataatgcaccaatatttgatataaaacaaTAAGCaattttatcaattcatgatACTTGTCATTTCAAATAAAAGTTAAatataacccacaatataaactttGAAAACATTTATATCAACCCAAGAATTTTGGATAAAATCAAGCAAAATCATTTCCATTTGCTttaagtcattgaaatcactttcggctccttaggcctaaatataaaaaaaatcatccttacctttcaccgggagtactataccatcaccggCATAAGAaagtcaactaggttatgtacctagcggcaagtataATATACCCTACTTGCTTAGGTCATCTCGTCGTAGTGCCAtacgaatcgactcagccatgctaataataaCACAAAATAGTACCctctcgagggagagcactctgGCATAGTTtataccacaaagtggccatctacgcctATACCGGCACGTCTAATTTCATGACGACGAACACAATATATCCGAAGGTGAgcacaagtaactcccaaaacatttgatacttcaaaaatagattcataacaaggatatatttttttttttcaaatcataacattaattaaaaaaatccgaaccatttgaaaaacaaaattaaataaacaaccttttacatgttaaagcctttagcaatttaacatcaatctttaaaagataccacaagtgCTATTATGCTCATCAATTTTCAAACGGAATACTTTCCATGAAAATATATCTTTAGtactcaaatatgtatactcttgtcaatacaaaagttttgataaaaacttataacatttaccttgagtgtcattttgccaacaagatttaaataaaattttataaaacagcATGACACTATACATGCAACATAATATTTTTCTACATGGAGACATCCatacttgtttgtccccacaagcacGAAATCACGTTTGCAAATAACTTAAGTATTAGCTCGAAATATGCTTTTAGAGAAAgaccctcaagaagagtaagttttaatcaacttacctcgctttcgctttattaacattcataAGTTTTTAATCCTCTTCCATCATTCCAATGCTGATTAAAATGCTCAAACACcaccaacaagtcgatatctacaattagatatcctaattacatcaaaatatgacctaagatattgatcaatatccatatatggctcataagttggctacaagactccaacaactcaaatcgccaaatagatttacatgctagaccattcaacttcattcttatattttaatacccattcgaagtcattaatgatactacatcaattgtccaATGCCACCAAGTAactattcatcgtcttccatAATCAACACTTGTAAAATATACAATTCaagtgattacttagttgatcactttcaacttttgctaacaaataattccataggttcattgtatttattaatttcatcgccaagattactattcatcttctcttattttctcaaaagtactattcatgccatggagtagagttttataatccaatctttcaaccattaaaacttgtaacaaatgcttcaaatacttctaactactcaaaataaacgagtttgaagtattagaattacctctagtagatcaatcttgaaaaaatcacaactttggtaatttttgtgttcttgagaatttgattatgaaatctagtatttggatgaaagaatgatgttagaactcatgtatattgagtaagaatCAACCCAAAAGATCATTGGCAACTTACCttagttgattggacttgatttgagttTAAAATTGCCTCTTCACCTCAAAAACCCTAACCCCAATACTCAAAATACTCTCTTCCCCCAAttttgtatttataggcccagatttctgggtttcgaaagcggccccggatgcttcgcatccccagtTCACTCCTCTTCGAAGCTCGGATGCGGCCCGGACACTATGGTAGTACTTCACtgtcagcctttggtaatttgatcgtAACTTCTTGTAGAAGTGTCCAAATggtgaacggtttgaagcgttagaaactagactcgaagatctttcatttgataggttctCCATcatataaatttttatatatatgtatatatgcttgtccacagttaggtcttgtgcgtactcatttggaactttagtctatcatgtaatttccaacttgacttagattTAGGGctttccttagaccccaaatcacttataaatatatctcgtacacttattatcatatccaattgatatacatcatattaatagtcctcatctgcacataaaataatataattagcacacatcaactttcttaatagcgcttaagtatttcgaaatttttcggggtgctaCAACAACGATCCTAATCGAAgagaaattttggaaatttggggaagtATGATGTGCCACTTGTTGGTTATGGAAGGTCCTGGTGGATCCAACAGAACTTTGtctctgtatacggtcgaaatagatttcggccttggcacgtccgatcgagttcgaaGGATGATCTATCAAAGAAAGACCCCTAAGGTGGAACAAACTGACCTCAAACCCGGGGAGGCCAATTCGTGTCGAGTTCGATATCTTCATCAAGCTCGAATCgaaatcgaaccatgatgcagaGTAGATCTATCATACTGATAATCtagagaccaaccaacattggcctcgaatcaattcgagggctcgagcCAGGATCGTGATCAAACCAagatcacgagttcgagccgaaatcaagctcaaacaaaaatcgagggttctaagcaagatcgagctcgcagacaaaagccgttgcaatcccactagagaaaatcttggcagaaattatgaaaaagctgacttatcatgggtctcccactgaatgtttattttattatgcttagagcccgatccctccactataaaagggcttggttaccATTTCTGTGGAACAAGTTTTTCTCAGGCTTACACTGTAATAAAAGTgctatattcttctacagtaaagaatcgttctttcatatttcttagattgattctatttgttgaatcctaagATTCATTATTTCCTGATAACTTTATCTATTTCGCATTCTCTGCAATttatatttacatttctatttatccttacattttgtgttaagttacgccacatatcctcggaactgcgtataaatttaactctatccatttttcgggtaaacagtttggcgctcaccgtggggccgaggataatagtggttatttgatacaaatctgaaaaaataCGCCATTGTGCTTTGCGCTTATTTCCGAAAACATCTTGAATTTCGGATCAGCTACGAATAACCaccaatcaaatggcttcaccgatcgataacgaagccggccttcaagatgaaatcAATGACTTGACACCCAGGGACGGGAGGCAAATTAACGATGCCACcgaagctcgagtcgaagtaccgctagatgtcaattcacaagtggCTCTTGAAACGAATCGACGTTCCgaagctcgagacacccataacgcggaggagatcggagtcagcttacggatgatcttcgagatgttgcaagcccagcaaatagcaatacctcagttgcagagccaaactcaggaacaaagcaggccggagcccaatccGATTCGAGAAATCATCCATAGAACGGAATCAGCCATAGTGAAGTCGAATGAGCCAGAATCGGGGACTCctcccggaattactaaattgctcgaggaactcacaaaacgagtcgaagtcAATGATAAAAAAAGTAGAAacgtataactccagggtcgatcagatcccgggagctccaccaatgataaagggGCTAGATTCGAAGAAATTCATTCAAAGGCCTTTTCCCTCaagtgcagccccaaaaccaatccccaaaaaattccgtatgcccgaaatacccaaatataacggaacgactgaccccaatgagcacgtcacttcttacatGTATGCCATCATgggcaatgatttggaagatgatgagatcgaatctgtattattgaaaaaattcggtgaaaccctgtcaaagggggcaatggtatggtatcataatttaccatctaactctattgattcttttgctatgcttgcagattgcttcgtaaaagcacatgccggagccataaaggtcgaaaccagaaagtcggacatgttcaaggtaatacaaaaggataacgagatgctaagggaattCGTAGCTCGTTTTCAAatagaacgaatggatctgccaccagtcacagacgattgggctgttcaagctttcactcaaggtctaaacgagcggagctcgatggcttcacggcggctgaagcaaaatctgatcgagtacccagttattacttggaccgatgtgcacaatcgatatcaatccaaaataagagtcgaagatgaccagttgattCCTAGGTCCGCTACAAAAAAGTAAAAGTCGACCAGGGATCGATACCATCCATATAGCGGAAACGATACCACTGctgagtatccgaggcctctttaaaatCAACTTCGATATTTCATGACAAACAGTGTCTCAACGAAAAatgttgtaagggccaaatgatcaaaacgaaccatgcttatgTAGTTGGCCCGAGTCCAGGCGTAGAACATGAacccatgtataatgacttgcaaagaaagctcTCTTCTTTACCAATATTCTAtgttcaagatttattatgcaaacatgaTCGAGTTCGAATAATTCGCTCTAttaccaagcctacgggctacctatatttcgagttcgagtaatcactcactcgaccattaaagcCCACGGGGTACTTCAACTATgaagcccacgggctacattgcatcgagtttgaatcattcactcgactaagtcCACGGGCTACTTCAactattacgcctatgggctatattgcatcgagttcgaatcatttgcttgactgccaagcctacgggctacatatatttcgagttcgagcaatcactcactcgaccattaaagcCCACGGTCTACTTCAACTATTAAGCCCACGGGCttcattgcatcgagttcgaatcattcactcgactaagcccacgggctacttcaactattacgcctacgggctatattgcatcgagttcgaatcattcgctcgattgccaagcctacgggctacctatatttcgagttcgagcaatcactcactcgaccattaaagcccacgggctacttcaactattaagcctacgggctacattgcatcgagttcgaatcattcgcttgactgccaagcctacgggctacctatatttcgagttcgagcaatcacttactcgaccattaaagcccacgggctacattgcatcgagttcgaatcattcactcgactaagcccaCAGTCTACTtcaactattatgcctacgggctacattgcatcgagttcgaatcattcgctcgactgccaagcctacgggttgcttttatttcaagttcgagcaaacactcactcgaccattacacctacgggctacattacttcgagttcaaatcattcactcgatatttcgagttcgagcaaacactcactcgaccattacgctcacgggctacattactttgagttcgaatcattcactcgactaagcctacggactacttttatttcgagttcgagtaaacactcactcgaccattaagcccacaggctacattactttgagttcgaatcgtTCACTcaactaaagcctacgggctacttttatttcgagtttgagcaaacactcactcgaccattacacctacgggctacattacttcgagatcgaatcattcactcaactaagcctacgggctttgTGAAAATATTCATAAGGCATGGATAAAGTCCTCGCAAGACAGGAAAcaaaaacagaagcaagtcggcaaaaaaTGGGATATATCTATATATACAAATTTATGTGCACGGGtgattacaacgtaaaaactAAGAACTAAACTTCTCGGTCAGGAGCGATCTCTTCTTTATCAGGCTCCCCCCGTTCTTGGATccgctcttgctcccatcatcgtcgtcatcatcatcgccatcaaaaaccagagcttcagcatcagctttgagttctttggccctttttatctcttcagc
This DNA window, taken from Nicotiana tabacum cultivar K326 chromosome 4, ASM71507v2, whole genome shotgun sequence, encodes the following:
- the LOC107830412 gene encoding transcription termination factor MTEF18, mitochondrial-like; translated protein: MCLALLFRLSDNGTKRHLLPINCTKFQLFYYSTAPANVTNSSNLLVDLLVNSVGFSKEKAISTSTKVTCLKPGNNKPNLVLSFFKQIGLHKTQIKTLVSAYPGLLFSDVDNTLKPKITVLQKVGLSGSNLTRVITRSGALFHTSLDTCIRNLDYLRELLGSDVDSVAVVIKRAPWLFSRNLPKVMPPNIVLLERVGFSSMDINKFFLNRPLGMVQKTEWLESVVRRVEKDFGIPRGSPMFKHGLEAIVNFGESTLKMKLEIFRSFGWSDSDILTMVQKLPYCLTASEAKLRNGLKFFMNELGYKSSYIASHPTLLKLSLEKRVLPRNEIFKLLKEKRLLRRRLCLYTVVSYPESKFIENCVLPFRYELPELYELYMKSKG